TGTGTAGATaaacatttttgttttaagcaaataaaaattgaaaagttgaAGTAGAGTGTAGTATAATTACCTGCTATTTCAGCCTCTTCTCAATTTGGACACAAATATAGCAGTCCTCACATAGAACCAATCTCCAACATCATCAAACAAGTTGAAGAATGCAATTCTCCATGATTTCTTCAGTATGAAAGTACCAACGACTccccaaaatccaaatataaaaCCAAAGCCCATTGATATGCCAACTTCTTGCATAAAAGAGAGGCTGATGCCTTTCCCGTCCGCATTTCCCCCTGGATTAGGGCTAGATGGCCTCAACCTATCTTCGGGGCACAACTCTAGTGGTGGGCCACAGAGTCCCTCATTCTCTGCATACGAAGATGCATTGAAGCTCTGAAGTTGAGTACTCGTGGGAATTTTTCCAGTTAAACTATTGTTCGACACATTAAGAACACTCAAGTATTGTAATTGTGCCAAGCTCGTGGGTATTTCCCCAGACAATTGATTGTCCGATAGATCAAGACATTCTAACATCTCCATTTCACCAATATCTGGAATTATATTTCCCGTGAAACTATTCGATGATAAGTTCAAGGAAATCAATCCCTTCATATTGGAAAATGAACGGGGAATGTTTCCACTCAATCTATTGCTTGGAAAATCAATGAGTTTGAGAAGTTGGAGATTTTTCCTGTATTCCGATTCTTGACCCTTCCATTGAATTGACGAAAACTCGTAGTGCGTTACAATAATCACCACATTACCATTGTAATCGGTCGCGAAATAGTAATTTGGAGAAATCGAATTAGTTGGTATATTCTTTTGGGCCAGAGAAGTAAAATTGTTGAAGCAATCAGGTATATTCCCATCCAAGTTGTTTTTGGACAAGTCCAAAATTCGAATACTTGTAAGATTGCATATCTCAACAGGAATACTACCATGCAATTTGTTTTTGCCAAGGTTTAGAAATACCATATTATACAATTCACCAAACCAAGTCGGGATATCCCCTGTTAACTCATTTTCTGCAACATCAACTAAGAGCAATTCTTTGCAACTTCTCAAAGTGGAAGGAAACTCTCCCGATATACGATTACCACGCAACTGCAGTGAATCGAGGCTTGATACAGACCCTAAAGAGCGAGGAATTTCACCCCAAAAATGGTTGTTAGCCAAATTGAGAGAATATAAGGTTGGCATTTTCTCCCAACAGTTGGGAATCTCTCCTGCCAACTGATTATTAGAGAGGTCGAGCAAACAAAGCTTACTATGGTGAGTTTTGCaaatagatgaaattgaaCCGGAGAACATATTTCCACTTAACTGAATAGTTTCACTATTGGCATGAAATGATGGAATTGGACCTGAGATACTATTGTTACTAAGATCTATGTTCCTGATAAAAGTGTTCGAGAGATTCGGTATCGTACCAGTAATTTGATTGTCAAAAAGATATAAGGTGTCTAATATAGAGGACACACTCCACAACCATGTTGGCACGTCATCTGCTATATTAGCTCTAGAGAGATCAAGAAATACTAAATTTCTCTGAGTTTGAATCCATTTTGGGAAAGATGGGCCCACATTGCATCCTGCTAACTGTAGAGCATTCAACTGAAAAGTTGGACTCCAATCAGGAGCAAATTGCaatgataataaattcaaGGATAAATCTAGTTTCTTTAACTTGTTGAGCTTGATGAGAAGGGATTCAGAGACTATGCCGGTCAATGAATTATTAGAAAGATCTAGAATACGAAGCTCAGAGAGTTGGCCAATACTTAGAGGAATGGAGCCAGTGAAGTTGTTTCCCCCTAAGTACACTTCTGTCAATGCAGAAAATGCTCTCAGGTCTGGCAATgatccactttgtttattatgaCCTAAGTCCAGAAGTTGGAGTGATTTCAGTATTCCTTTCTCGGATGTATTTCCAAACAACTCATCGAGATTTCTTAGAAAGGAAAGAGATgtagaagaagaattaacaaaatgtGGCGCTAGAGTTGTGCCTCCTATGTTACAAGAGTCCAAGTGCAATTCATGGAGGGAGTGAAGGCTCAGGATATGCTGCAGCCAGTTAGTTTGACTCAAGTCGATTTGACTCAAACTAAGATAAGACAACAAAGAGAGACTTGAAAGCCAATCGAGATTCTCAATCCTCAAAGAGTTACTTAGGAGAGCAAGTGATCTCAACTGGGTAAGGTTCCCTATCTCAGGAGGAACAATCCCAGAAAAGTTAGAATCTACGAGATACAATTGTTGTAATTGTCTCATGGAACCaatgaattttgggattgGGTTGCctccaaaatcaataaaactAAGGTCAAAGATAGTTTAAATGATGCAACTCAAGCAAGGAAGAAAGACCAACCTCACCAAGCAATGGTTCATAATTTATAGGATCAAAAATTTGGAGGGCGATGACATGACCAGTGGTGTTGCTGCACTCAACTGCATTCCATTTGCAGCATTCGTCAGTTTGCCATGACGAGAGAATACCATAGTCATCGATGAGGCCATTCTTGAAGCTTAGAAGagcttctctctccctctctatGCAGGCATCAGCTCCTGAAATAAAGACAAAGAAAAGAgcaacaaaaagaaatttgattgATATTCTTTTATCAGAAATCATTGTTTAGTGTGATGATGGTGATCGATGATGAAAAATCTCAATTAAGTTGGGGTTAAAATAGGCCAACACATCTCTGTTGATTCACTTTACAAATTCTGAGTTTCACACTAAGTATTGACAATTATGACCCATGGAATTCTTGCAAATGGAAAACGACAATAGGTGAAACACATGTCTCGTGTATCATATTGCGAATTCCGGTTGTCTCAGTTTCACACTAAGCGTGTCACTTAAATTGAATGCCTTCACTTTAGAATTCATTGTTCGAAACAATGTacaaattttatcaattcattCCGGACAACCTACTTTGTTTCATTAGTAAAGTAGTATTATCTGAGCATGTTTTCGGTATTGTTGAAAATAGGTAGGTTTCGGGCAGACTGTGTGCACTCCTCTTAGACCGCGTTGTGGGATATGCAAGATAAGTGATTATTGCCCGTCGGCCTTCAAAGAGACACCTAGCCCGTCGTCCACACCGACGAAAAAACGAGCATTGATAGAGTAGTTGCACTAAGGATTTATGTCACTCAATTGTTTTGTTGGGCCTTCTTGCAATTGTATGTTGTGAATGAGAAGGTAATGTAGAGTTAAAACCCTAGTAAATAGCCTTTACCTTTTGATTGTCTATTTGTAAGGCTACCATCAATTTCTCAACTGTGTTTGAATAGGTTTAAATCAGGAATTTTTCATATCTTGGGACTGGCCTTGGTGAATTCTGCAAGTTTAATTTCAACACCACTAATACTTCATAAATGAAGCTTATTTCATATTGTTTGTCTTAATATATAGTTCTAAACACAAACTTAGCAAACATCCAATAGAGAAAGAAATTGTTAGAAAGTTGGCATATTTTGATTAGGAGACCAGAAAATACACTGGTGAAGTCAACTATGACTAATCAAATATAGATGGAGATAGcacatgataattatttaatgtcACAATTGCCTCAGAAGTTATAGGAAATAAGGACAATTTAGGAAGGTGACATTCTATAATATAACATCATCTCTGCAATTTGAAAATACATGACCAACACACTGAGAGGTACTTAAACTATTCGTAGCAATACTTATTGTTCCTTCTTCTTGTACCATATACTAGCTTGTCCACCTCTGTCAACAAAGAATAGAAAGATAGAACAATATCTTGAGTTAAACACTccccaaaatccaaatataaaaCCAAAGCCCATTGATATGGCCACTTCTTGCATAAAAGAGAGGCTGCCGCCTTTCTTATTCATGTTTTCCCCCGGATTAGTGGTGGACGGCCTCAAGCTATCGCCGGGGCACAACGCTAGTGGGAGGCCACAGAGTCCCTTGTTCTTGGCGTAAGAAGATGCTTTGAAGCTCTGGAGTTGAGTACTTGGTGGAATTTTTCCGGACAAATTGTTGTTCGACAAATCAAGAACAGCCAAGTAATGTAATTGTGCCAAGCTTGTGGGTATTTTCCCAGACAATTGATTGTTTGATAGATCAAGACTTTCTAACATTCCCATCTCACCAATATTTGGAATTATACTTCCTGTGAAACTATTCGATGATAGGTTCAAGGAAATTAATCCCCTCATACTGGAAAATGAGTGAGGAATGCTTCCACTCAATTTATTGCTTGATAAATCAACGAGTTTGAAAAGCGCGagatttttcctattttatacTACCATGCAATTTGTTTGTGCCAAGGTTTagaaatgtcattttatacaTTTCACCAAACCAAGTAGGGATGTCTCCTGTTAACTCATTCTCTGCAACATCAAATAACTGCAAACTATGGCAACTTCTCAAAGTGGAAGGAAACTCTCCAGATAAACTATTACCTCGCAACTGCAGTGCAGTGAGGTCGTGCAAAGACCCCAAAGAGCGAGGAATTTCACCCCAAAACCTGTTGTTAGCCAAATGGAGAATATTCAAGTTTGGCATTTTCTCCCAGCAGTTGGGAATCTCTCCAGACAACTCGTTATTGGAGAGGTCAAGGGCAGCAAGCTGATCATGGCGAGTTTTGCAAATAGATGAGATTGAACCAAAGAACATATTTCCACTCAGCTGAACAATAATAGTATTGGCATAGAGTAATGGAATAGGTCCTGAGATACTATTGTTACTAAGATCTAAAACTGTGATGGAAGTGGATGAGAGGTTGGGAATAGTGCCACTAATTTGATTGCTGGAAAGAAATAAGTGCTCTAACAAAGGTGAAATACTCCACAACCATGTTGGCGCTTCATCTATTATACCAGCTATAGAGAGATCAAGAACGGAGAAATTTCTCTGAGTTTGAATCCATTTTGGGAAAGAGGGGCCCACATTGCATCCTGCTAACAATATAGCATCCAACTGAAAAGTTGGAATCCAATTAGGAGCAAAATGCAATATCAATGAATTGAAGGATAAATCTAGCATTTTCAACATATCAAGCTTTTTGAAGTGGGACTCAGAGACTATCCCATTCAGAAAATTACCAGAAAGATCTAGAGTATGAAGATTAGAGAGTTGGCCAATACTCGGAGGAATGGAGCCTGTGAAGTTGTTTCCCTCAAGGTACACTTCTGTCAGTGCAGAAAATGCTCTCAGGTCCGGCAGTGATCCATTGAGTTTATTACGAGCCAAATCCAGAATTTGGAGTGATTCCAATATTCCTTTGGCAGATGCATTTCCGAACAAATTTTCAAGGTTTCCGCTCAAGTCATTTTCATAAAGGACTAAGACACGCAAACGACTCAGAGTACACAAAGATTTTGGGATTTGACCTTCAAGCATGTTATCGGAAAGATCAAGATGCTCAATGAAAGTGATCTTGTCAAGTAATGCAATAGGAATCGAGCCACCTATGGCATTGGAGGACATGCTTATTTCCACTAGAACTGTGCTAATGTTAGATAACCAATTCAATGCGGAAAAAGTGAGGTGGTTATCAGACAGAGCAAGGATAGAAAGAGACGTAGAAGAAGAATTAAGTGAAGGGCTACTATCCTTCAAGTTACAGGTGTTTAAGTGCAATTCATGGAGGGAGTGAAGGCTCAGGATATGCTGCAGCCAGTTAGTTTGACTCAAGTCGATTTGACTCAAACTAAGATAAGACAACAAAGAGAGACTTGAAAGCCAATCGAGATTCTCAATCCTCAAAGAGTTACCAGGGAGAGCAAGTGATTTCAGGTTGGTAAGGTTCCCCAACTGAGGAGGAACAATCCCACCAAAGTTACAACCGATGAGATACAAGTGTTGTAACTGTTTCATGGAACCaatgaattttgggattgGATTGCCTCCAAAATCATTCCCACTGAGGTCAAGATAGTTTAAATGATGCAACTCAAGCAATGAAGAACCAACCTCACCTTGCAATCCACCATAATAGTTAGCAGCATTAAGTCGGAGGGCGATGACATGGCCAGTGGTATTGCTGCATTCAACATGATGCGTGACTAAGTTTCAGCCActacaaattcataaaatagaGTCATACATGGTAATTGAACGTAAAAATTGCGTCCGAAATCAATggcaaaaatgacaaattactACTCTACTACTTCTACCACTCCTCCTCCTACTATAATTCATGTGGAAAAAGATCGACAATTCCATGTGTTTTGCTTTGAAATGTAGACATATCACAATTATTTACCCTTGagatgatactccctccgtcctataacATGAGTCATATTTGGTGCGAGAATCTTTTAGAATAGAACTATTGTACTCTCTTtgtccccaaagagtatgaacatttggtttaacacgggttttaatgcacaattgataaagtaagagagagatagaaagaaaaattattaaaagtattttagtggagaatgagtcacACCTCATTACAGAGAAatgagtttccaaaattagaaagttcatacttttcacaGACAGagtaaaaaggaaagagttcATGCTCTTTAGGAatcagagggagtaatatttttcccACTAACATCAATCCGTGgttttaaatatcattattttcattcTAGTAGAGTATAACACAGATGAAATTATCATagctaaattttaaatataatgcgtttaaaatctcaatataactatgttgatattttcgtgTACTTGTGTTGAAATACTCATGGCATTAAGTTGATATTAGTAATactatattgattttaaaaaaattactaaaattatggTATGATAACAGAATTCCGATCTTAcccttttgatattttgtccaTTAGTTATTGAAATTCGTGAGGTTTAATTTTAACcactcatttcaaaatttaaggaTGTAGATATGGTCTTaattaggggtgggtcgatacgatatatcgtatcgaaaacgttgtatcgtgtatcgtatcgaaaatatcgatatgaaagaatttcatatcgttatcgtatcaaaagtttcgatatatcgaactttcgatataaaaaaatttcatatcgttatcgtatcgatatttcgatatatcgttaagtatcgatatatatcgaaaatttcgatatatatcgatatatatcgaaaataaaatatcgatatatatcgaaaatatcgatatatcgaaaattttcgatatatatcgtatttccgatataaaacgatatatcgcgatataaggaaattcatatcgttatcgtatcgaaaacttacgatacgatatcgtatcgtatcgaaaattacgatatatcgaaaattcgataattttgaatatttttcaatacgatacgagcgatatatcattttttcgatatttttccccagTCCTGgtcttaatttcaaattatgatAGATATATGCAATATAAAAGGACTCATAATTGATTAAccttttttggttaattattttatcagaTTGTAGAATGTTGATTTCTTAAGTTTGAATTGTATTACTCTAAAGATCATATGATGGCCCATAAGTAAAGTTGGTGGGTCAAGATATTATAACTTTTTTCTGGGCTAATTTTGACACAATAggtagtatattaattttgggcCCTTATATTTTATGAGTATACTTGGGCCAACATTTTAAGTTGTATTGAACCATTTATGCTgtattaacaattttttatatataaataaataaattatactacttgGTTGCAAGTAAATAAAACTAACTGTAttaaactacaaaaaaaaaatactcctacacattttaaaaaatgttcgAATTTCATAAAACAGCTGCATTAACAGGTTCAATGAGCCATACCTGTTGctaaatcttcaaatttcaagTAGTTAATCTTAAATTCATCTATTAGCAAGCTCATTAAATCATCACTtgtatactagtattaaacaaatattctcctattagaagaaatttaaaataaacatCCTATAAAATTCTCACTATGCcaaaaaaagggaagaaaaataaaagagaaagatgaattccatttgattttttaaaacaagagctcataatttttttactttcccAAATTACTTCATTAAAGTTAATTCAATCTTCtatcttctctctccaaacaTTTAATTCTGTTTCCCAAAGAAATAAATCTGCTTCTCAATATACAGAGAGATCAAGATAGTTCATTTCCTCCCAAGGTTGTTTTCATGTGGTGGTTTTATGTTGCATTGGTTGATTAGTTATGCATACATTTCTGCACCTGTGGTGTcatttgtatttattatatacGAGCGTTGAATGGCAATGAGCTCCTCTAGAGGGGTGTTCGTGTTACTAGAACTACAATGTAAAGACCAAgactggtcctgaacatatgtccattttatgattttcgtcctatactttattttttgaatttttccatcctgaacatttcaactcggatcacaattggtccaaCACTAACAAttccgtcaatttttaaacggttttaacccAATTTTAAACGATTTTAACCCGAATGAGACTgttaaaaccatcaaaatcggtcaaaaattcaaaagataaagtataggaccaaaatcataaaatgagcatatgtttaggatcagttttggccttttacttttttatatattgagttTTGATACTATAGAGTCATCAATTTATTGAATTCTTATTTCTACCGGTTTGGTTATCCTCCATACATTTCTGCatcattattaatcaataatcCACAATTGCAAATTAGTGCTTGTAGCTTTATCGTTGGGTCATCgtcaataatattaaaaagaaatttagttataatattattaaaaaactagCTTTATTGTTGGGTCATTGTCAacagaaaagtaaaatattaaaaagaaatttagttataataatattaaaaagctTAGGCGACTCGCAAGTCAACGTGAATGATAAATTTGCCTGTTACTACTTGTAAGTCAAGTAAGATTAATTAAGAGTATCCACAATAGTCATGAGTAGTCATACCACAACCACAAAAAAACTCTACCACCACActgttacaaaataaattaagaaaattaaactaaaacaaacGGAAGAATTAAGACTGCCGCGGCGGCTCACAATAGAGCCGCCAGGGAACCGCCgaagtaaaatattagtattaaaaaacTAGCTTTATTGTTGGGTCATTGTCAatagaaaagtaaaatattaaaaagaaatttagttataataatattaaaaagctTAGGCGACTCGCAAGTCAACGTGAATGATAAATTTGCTTGTTACTGCTTGTAAGTCAAGTAAGATTACAATAGTCAGGAGCAGCCATACCACAACTATAAAAAACTATATCGCCACGtcattacaaaataaattaagaaaattaaactaaaaaaaacgGAAGAATTAAGACTGCcgcggcggaggcggcggcTCACAATAGGCCGCCACGGAACCGCcaaagtaaaatattagtattaaaaaacTAGCTTTATTGTTGGGTCATTGTCAatagaaaagtaaaatattaaaaagaaatttagttataataatattaaaaagctTAGGCGACTCGCAAGTCA
The nucleotide sequence above comes from Salvia hispanica cultivar TCC Black 2014 chromosome 5, UniMelb_Shisp_WGS_1.0, whole genome shotgun sequence. Encoded proteins:
- the LOC125188069 gene encoding receptor-like protein EIX2, coding for MGMLESLDLSNNQLSGKIPTSLAQLHYLAVLDLSNNNLSGKIPPSTQLQSFKASSYAKNKGLCGLPLALCPGDSLRPSTTNPGENMNKKGGSLSFMQEVAISMGFGFIFGFWGVFNSRYCSIFLFFVDRGGQASIWYKKKEQ
- the LOC125188071 gene encoding receptor-like protein EIX1 — its product is MSNTTGHVIALRLNAANYYGGLQGEVGSSLLELHHLNYLDLSGNDFGGNPIPKFIGSMKQLQHLYLIGCNFGGIVPPQLGNLTNLKSLALPGNSLRIENLDWLSSLSLLSYLSLSQIDLSQTNWLQHILSLHSLHELHLNTCNLKDSSPSLNSSSTSLSILALSDNHLTFSALNWLSNISTVLVEISMSSNAIGGSIPIALLDKITFIEHLDLSDNMLEGQIPKSLCTLSRLRVLVLYENDLSGNLENLFGNASAKGILESLQILDLARNKLNGSLPDLRAFSALTEVYLEGNNFTGSIPPSIGQLSNLHTLDLSGNFLNGIVSESHFKKLDMLKMLDLSFNSLILHFAPNWIPTFQLDAILLAGCNVGPSFPKWIQTQRNFSVLDLSIAGIIDEAPTWLWSISPLLEHLFLSSNQISGTIPNLSSTSITVLDLSNNSISGPIPLLYANTIIVQLSGNMFFGSISSICKTRHDQLAALDLSNNELSGEIPNCWEKMPNLNILHLANNRFWGEIPRSLGSLHDLTALQLRGNSLSGEFPSTLRSCHSLQLFDVAENELTGDIPTWFGEMYKMTFLNLGTNKLHGSIK